From Drosophila mauritiana mitochondrion, complete genome, a single genomic window includes:
- the ATP8 gene encoding ATP synthase F0 subunit 8, producing the protein MPQMAPISWLLLFIIFSITFILFCSINYYSYMPNSPKSNELKNINLNSMNWKW; encoded by the coding sequence ATTCCACAAATAGCACCAATTAGATGATTATTATTATTTATTATTTTTTCTATTACATTTATTTTATTTTGTTCTATTAATTATTATTCTTATATACCAAATTCACCTAAATCTAATGAATTAAAAAATATTAATTTAAATTCAATAAATTGAAAATGATAA
- the ATP6 gene encoding ATP synthase F0 subunit 6 (TAA stop codon is completed by the addition of 3' A residues to the mRNA), giving the protein MMTNLFSVFDPSAIFNLSLNWLSTFLGLLMIPSIYWLMPSRYNIVWNSILLTLHKEFKTLLGPSGHNGSTFIFISLFSLILFNNFMGLFPYIFTSTSHLTLTLSLALPLWLCFMLYGWINHTQHMFAHLVPQGTPAVLMPFMVCIETISNIIRPGTLAVRLTANMIAGHLLLTLLGNTGPSMSYLLVTFLLTAQIALLVLESAVAMIQSYVFAVLSTLYSSEVN; this is encoded by the coding sequence ATGATAACAAATTTATTTTCTGTATTTGACCCCTCAGCTATTTTTAATTTATCACTTAATTGATTAAGAACATTTTTAGGACTTTTAATAATTCCGTCAATTTACTGATTAATACCTTCTCGTTATAATATTGTATGAAATTCAATTTTATTAACTCTTCATAAAGAATTTAAAACTTTATTAGGTCCATCAGGTCATAATGGATCTACTTTTATTTTTATTTCTTTATTTTCATTAATTTTATTTAATAATTTTATAGGATTATTCCCATATATTTTTACAAGAACAAGTCATTTAACTTTAACTTTATCTTTAGCATTACCTTTATGATTATGTTTTATATTATATGGTTGAATTAATCATACACAACATATATTTGCTCATTTAGTTCCTCAAGGAACGCCTGCTGTTCTTATACCTTTTATAGTATGCATTGAAACTATTAGAAATATTATTCGACCTGGAACATTAGCTGTTCGATTAACTGCTAATATAATTGCTGGACATTTATTATTAACTCTTTTAGGAAATACAGGACCTTCTATATCTTATTTATTAGTAACATTTTTATTGACAGCTCAAATTGCTTTATTAGTATTAGAATCAGCTGTAGCTATAATTCAATCTTATGTATTTGCTGTATTAAGAACTTTATACTCTAGAGAAGTAAATTA